One Mycobacterium paraseoulense genomic window, CAGAATTCATCGGCGACACCCCGGTATCTGAAATGGGACGAGAAGGCCAGTGCTACCGAACGATTGGGTCACAGCGCATAATCTCGAACCGCGCGGCCTGGCTAAGTTCCGCGCTCACGCAGCGCTGGCGGATACGCGCTGGAGCGCCTGTCTGGAGCGCCTGTCGGTCCGCCCCGAGCTCGGTACGATAGGGCATCACTGATTGCCATCCCCCGAAAGGATGACCATGGCAAGCGACGATGGAGCAGCCGCCGTCCCAGCACGCGAAAGGCTCGATGAGGACGACCACGACCTATTGACTTTTGGAGAAGCAGGCGAGCGGCTTCGCTTGGAGATCGCGGCGGCCGAGCGCGACGTCGTGCATCTCGAGCAGACCGACTCCGCGGACGGCCTGTCGAAGGCTCGGGCCCGTTTGGAAGCGCTCCGCGCGGCAGCGAAACGCAATTCGGCACACACCATAAACGACGAGAACTTCGAAAAGTTCTTCGGTTACGCCGGCAAGGCTAAGCGCGACCTGCCGCACATCGACCCGACCAATTGACGGGTGGGCTATCCGGACAGGTGGGTGGATGGCCGGCCCGTTTCAAAGTATCTCTTTATGAGGCGACCGGAGCACACGGTGGTCGGATACCCCATCACACCGACACTCCAAAGGACAGAGCCATCGAGTTCTCGACCTATCGAAAGGCCACGAAACGCGCTATCTTGCCGCCGCCGATCGCGTCTGCGTTGTCATTGCCGAAGACGACGATCCTCCCCCGGGGCGTTGCGCTAGGGGTTGCAGTCACCTCCTGCGAACACGTGACTAGTACCGGTGATCATCAATCCAGCCAGGTCCGGATCCGCGCTGACTCGCCTGATCGCGTACCGAATGCCGTAGTACATCGCGGGAGTCACAGCGTTGCGCCCCTGCGGGCGATCGAGAGCGCAGATCGTCGTTTCGCCAATACGGTTCAACATGAGAAGGGGTATCCAACCACTCGCCGTCGGGCTGGGCCATCAGCATCCTGAGATCCGAGACGATCCTTCCACGGGGTAATTGGTAAAAAACAGTTATACAGTTATAGAATTCACTCGACCTGTGATATAAAGGGCGCATGCCCTCCATCAAGCCTTTCCGGATTTCGGTTCCCGATGCCGCACTCGACGATCTGAAGGCGCGGCTGAAGCGAACCCGTTGGCCGGAGGCCGAATGCGTCGACGACTGGAGCCAGGGCATGCCGCTCGCCTACACTCGCGAGTTGGCTGAGTATTGGTCGACCGAATACGACTGGCGTGCAAGCGAGTCCGCGTTGAACAGATTCGATCACTACACCACCGACATCGACGACTTGGACATCCATTTCATTCACCAGCGCTCCCCGCTGAGCGACGCACTTCCGCTGGTGATCACCCACGGCTGGCCTGGATCAATCGTTGAGTTCCACAAGGTGATCGAACCACTGACGGAAATGGGATTCCACGTGGTGTGTCCGTCGCTGCCCGGTTTCGGCTTCTCTGGCAAGCCCACGCATACCGGTTGGGGCGTCGAGAAGATCGCCAGCGCGTGGAATACGCTGATGGGCCGTCTGGGATACGAGCGGTATGGCGCGCAGGGCGGCGACTGGGGCGCCGCGGTGACCACACAACTGGGCCGCGCCGGCGGAAGATGCGTCGGAATTCACCTCAACATGCCGGTCAGCTTTCCGCCGGCGGACATGGGCCATCCGACTGACGAAGAGCAACAGGCGCTAGACAGCCTCGTCGAGTATCAGCGCTGGGACTCAGGCTATTCGAGCCAACAGGCAACCAGGCCGCAGACCCTCGGCTACGCTCTTGTGGACTCACCCGTCGGGCA contains:
- a CDS encoding acyl-CoA synthetase, translated to MASDDGAAAVPARERLDEDDHDLLTFGEAGERLRLEIAAAERDVVHLEQTDSADGLSKARARLEALRAAAKRNSAHTINDENFEKFFGYAGKAKRDLPHIDPTN
- a CDS encoding epoxide hydrolase family protein, with the translated sequence MPSIKPFRISVPDAALDDLKARLKRTRWPEAECVDDWSQGMPLAYTRELAEYWSTEYDWRASESALNRFDHYTTDIDDLDIHFIHQRSPLSDALPLVITHGWPGSIVEFHKVIEPLTEMGFHVVCPSLPGFGFSGKPTHTGWGVEKIASAWNTLMGRLGYERYGAQGGDWGAAVTTQLGRAGGRCVGIHLNMPVSFPPADMGHPTDEEQQALDSLVEYQRWDSGYSSQQATRPQTLGYALVDSPVGQMAWIVEKFWRWMDCDGHPEKVLTRDELLDNVMVYWTTASAASSARLYWESFFSTFGAQSDRVEVPTGIAAFPKELFKTPRSWCEPNYNITQWTSMPRGGHFAAFEQPELFVDDVASFFDTVRKS